From the Babylonia areolata isolate BAREFJ2019XMU chromosome 33, ASM4173473v1, whole genome shotgun sequence genome, one window contains:
- the LOC143277147 gene encoding uncharacterized protein LOC143277147 has translation MQLKVKLKQEPVPSAKLTPAATKSSSLTPPQEGYEPVEVSSGASSKPTPKATPPEQEYEPIEPSDSFMKEKTTGPSLKLIPKAKNSPKPTPSKHEYELVELSDSFKKKTMGPSLKLTPEAKNSPKPTPPEQEYEPVEPSDSFKKKKTMEPSLKLIPKAKSSPKPTPPEQAYEPVEPSDSFKKRKKTGAKAEVVEIPEDGYMVLEEPENNYEPYEFLQKDARASAENMKPQSELGQEEGKGGGGGEKPEVASANVDFKKDEHQKEEQSACDEKKEQEGAYGNQEVADHLTLEDPEEPQGVYGNVEAECHPTLEGLAEPEGVYGNVEAKGHPTLEGLAEPEGVYGNVEAKGHPTLEGLAEPEGVYGNVEAKGHPTLEDQAEPEGVYGNV, from the coding sequence ATGCAGCTGAAAGTAAAACTCAAGCAAGAGCCAGTCCCCAGTGCCAAACTCACTCCCGCTGCAACGAAATCTTCCAGCCTAACGCCCCCTCAAGAAGGATATGAGCCAGTCGAAGTTTCCTCTGGAGCGAGTTCCAAGCCCACCCCAAAAGCAACACCCCCTGAACAAGAATATGAGCCAATTGAACCTTCTGACAGCTTCATGAAAGAGAAGACTACGGGACCCAGTCTCAAACTCATCCCAAAAGCAAAGAACTCTCCCAAACCAACACCCTCTAAACACGAATATGAGCTAGTGGAACTTTCTGACAGCTTCAAGAAAAAGACTATGGGACCCAGTCTCAAACTCACCCCAGAAGCAAAGAACTctcccaaaccaacaccccctgAACAAGAATATGAGCCAGTCGAACCTTCTGACAGcttcaagaaaaagaagactaTGGAACCCAGTCTCAAACTCATCCCAAAAGCAAAGAGCTctcccaaaccaacaccccctgAGCAAGCATATGAGCCAGTTGAACCTTCTGACAGCttcaagaaaaggaagaaaactggAGCCAAGGCGGAAGTGGTGGAAATCCCAGAGGATGGCTACATGGTTCTTGAAGAACCTGAAAATAATTACGAGCCCTACGAATTCCTGCAGAAGGATGCACGTGCCAGTGCTGAGAATATGAAACCCCAGTCAGAACTcggacaagaagaaggaaaaggaggaggaggaggagaaaagccTGAAGTTGCCAGCGCGAACGTGGATTTCAAGAAGGATGAACATCAGAAAGAGGAACAGTCAGCCTGTGAcgagaagaaggaacaggaggggGCGTATGGAAACCAGGAAGTAGCAGACCACCTGACCTTGGAAGACCCAGAGGAGCCACAGGGTGTGTACGGTAATGTGGAAGCAGAGTGCCACCCGACCTTGGAAGGCCTCGCAGAACCCGAAGGTGTATATGGTAATGTTGAGGCAAAGGGCCACCCGACCTTGGAAGGCCTCGCAGAACCCGAAGGTGTATATGGTAATGTTGAGGCAAAAGGCCACCCGACCTTGGAAGGCCTTGCAGAACCCGAAGGTGTATATGGTAATGTTGAGGCAAAGGGCCACCCGACCTTGGAAGACCAAGCGGAACCTGAGGGTGTGTACGGTAATGTGTAG